In Gossypium raimondii isolate GPD5lz chromosome 12, ASM2569854v1, whole genome shotgun sequence, a single window of DNA contains:
- the LOC105762259 gene encoding uncharacterized protein LOC105762259, protein MPPHISLYTTEAVKSIWVRWNIRWAILFSLLLQALLILVALLRKSARGKFNIILIRFAFLLADAVANFAIGLISNSQHNQYDKAGHNANQKPEENSDLLAFWAPFLLLHLRSPDTITAFALEDNELWLRHFLGLGFQAGAVVYAFIQSLPNKSLWVPTLLKFVAEEYDFKKKNKLPTQISLTLEPNKEAKASDVPPKTNRLKHLEVVHYAYKYFQTFKGLVVDLIFGFHKRGESRDFFKIRDPKDALRVIEVELNFLYETLYTTVEALHLRMQKIYVGYILRFLALACVLATFGIFNFKVNKHEFRGVDIGIIYTLLLGVIALDVIDIFILIFSDRSIASIKDPERPPKWAPIYKAFLVLMRPWWKTFTCNCKYEHSPEHELLATPLVVRRWSGSISSHNLIRYCLKSNRTSIHEFPSWWQIMFESILRFLKLYECFDKCATCICNVIEECLSPIRKGLGKIFWPCFEKIFSFCAKDLMDEMVYVSLEPFSLDLWIFIFEELKTKSKFADTPETAKRISLARDLCYHPDDDKVRKNTNRQDTENPTDRQDHEKEELTYRQFSKTLSDYMLYLLEFRPTMMSAVTGIGKIKFRDICAEVERFFKLVDLRPNQDKKACEELLGVKTNVGSLEVKGDPSKSMYWWTDDGLQKVKGGPSKSVLFEACMLAKELNKMNNKWKI, encoded by the exons ATGCCTCCTCACATCTCTCTATATACCACTGAAGCAGTGAAAAGTATTTGGGTTCGTTGGAACATCCGATGGGCCATTTTGTTCAGTCTCTTGTTGCAGGCCCTATTGATTCTTGTGGCTCTACTCAGAAAATCTGCTAGAGGAAAATTCAATATCATCCTCATTAGGTTTGCATTTTTGTTGGCTGACGCAGTTGCCAATTTTGCAATTGGTCTCATCTCCAACAGCCAACATAATCAATATGACAAGGCCGGCCACAACGCCAACCAGAAGCCCGAGGAGAACAGTGATCTATTAGCATTTTGGGCGCCCTTTCTTCTATTACACCTCAGAAGCCCTGATACCATCACAGCTTTTGCTCTCGAAGATAATGAGCTTTGGCTAAGACACTTTTTGGGCCTTGGCTTTCAAGCAGGGGCTGTTGTTTATGCCTTCATCCAGTCACTTCCCAACAAGAGCCTATGGGTTCCCACATTACTCAAGTTTGTGGCTG AGGAATATGActttaagaaaaagaacaaaCTCCCAACACAAATCAGTTTAACACTGGAGCCTAATAAAGAAGCCAAGGCTTCTGATGTTCCACCTAAGACGAACCGCTTGAAGCACTTAGAGGTGGTGCATTATGCTTATAAATACTTCCAAACATTCAAGGGACTTGTTGTTGATCTCATCTTCGGCTTTCATAAGCGCGGCGAGAGTCGTGATTTCTTCAAAATTAGGGACCCTAAAGATGCTCTAAGGGTAATTGAGGTTGAACTCAACTTCTTGTACGAAACTCTCTATACCACGGTGGAAGCTCTACACTTGAGGATGCAGAAGATCTATGTTGGCTATATTTTGCGATTCCTAGCTCTTGCGTGTGTTTTGGCTACTTTTGGAATCTTTAATTTCAAAGTAAACAAACATGAATTCCGTGGAGTTGATATTGGAATCATCTACACCTTGCTTCTTGGTGTTATTGCCCTGGATGTAATAGACATCTTCATACTCATTTTTTCTGATCGAAGTATTGCTTCTATAAAGGACCCTGAACGTCCACCCAAGTGGGCACCCATCTACAAAGCTTTCCTTGTCCTAATGAGGCCATGGTGGAAGACTTTTACATGTAACTGTAAATACGAGCACAGTCCCGAACACGAACTACTTGCCACTCCCCTTGTAGTTCGAAGGTGGTCTGGATCCATCTCATCACACAACTTAATAAGATACTGTCTGAAAAGTAATAGGACAAGCATCCATGAATTCCCTAGTTGGTGGCAGATCATGTTTGAAAGCATACTTCGTTTCTTGAAACTCTATgaatgttttgataaatgtgctACCTGCATTTGCAACGTCATTGAAGAATGTTTAAGCCCTATTAGAAAAGGTCTAGGTAAAATTTTCTGGCCCTGTTTCGAAAAAATCTTTTCCTTTTGTGCGAAAGATTTAATGGATGAGATGGTGTATGTGTCCCTCGAGCCATTCAGCTTGGACCTATGGATATTCATCTTTGAGGAGTTAAAAACAAAATCTAAGTTTGCAGATACTCCAGAAACCGCAAAGAGAATATCCTTAGCCAGAG ATCTATGTTACCACCCTGATGATGATAAGGTTCGAAAGAATACAAATCGACAGGACACGGAGAATCCAACAGATCGGCAGGATCATGAGAAGGAGGAATTGACATATCGGCAGTTCAGTAAAACCCTGTCGGATTACATGCTGTATCTTCTAGAATTTAGGCCAACCATGATGTCTGCCGTGACGGgtattgggaaaataaaatttcgtGACATATGTGCTGAGGTTGAAAGGTTCTTTAAGTTGGTGGATTTACGTCCAAATCAGGATAAGAAGGCTTGCGAAGAATTATTGGGTGTGAAGACGAATGTTGGCTCTCTAGAAGTGAAGGGAGACCCAAGTAAATCAATGTATTGGTGGACAGATGATGGCCTTCAGAAAGTGAAGGGAGGCCCAAGTAAATCAGTGTTGTTTGAAGCATGTATGTTGGCCAAAGAGCTAAATAAGATGAACAATAAGTGGAAAATATGA